From one Humulus lupulus chromosome 8, drHumLupu1.1, whole genome shotgun sequence genomic stretch:
- the LOC133795694 gene encoding uncharacterized protein LOC133795694 yields MLVLQLNNQELATELQYDEATFTTNNQVQTFPNITDIERTEENKRKREEDIEIITDHKIFKVEEGQIYKDKKLLKSALCYYAMIHNIQFKTKISKLREYLVTCVDDNCNLLLIVSKFRKTQTFKIRKYVKTHTSSLDIIMEDHMQANCNVIGELIKIKYMSIKRVHTLNDIISDMLDDYGVSMGYQKAWRAREKAFELARGNQDDSYQKHPIYLHMLKVSNPGTITHLVTDNKDHFKYMYLAFANSIKGWKYCRPVIVIDETLFTASTMDANNNIFPLAFGIRDSENESSWLWFFTKLKETYGEKEGISIILDRHKSIENVVDNVYPKAFHGACIFHLLNNIKVNFNIHGEDLNINFVKAAKAYRVQSFEHYMHEIDKIDTRIRLYLQKIGYCTWSRCHAPTRRYTMMTSNIAESINAALKAARTLPITTMMEDLRSLVKKWVWKNGNEGNGTFTQVTTDTETVLRENIIRAIKFQVFPVNTILYQVVVEDKGNFLVNLMEKTCECKRFQQDEIPCAHAIAVFAKTRLKTYDYVADYYKTTTTKATYESTVHPLPNESEWTLPETLNKIFLPSKTRKPPGRPRRKRIRSRGEPKV; encoded by the exons ATGCTAGTTCTTCAACTAAACAATCAGGAATTAGCTACAGAATTACAATATGATGAAGCAACCTTCACGACAAATAACCAAGTACAAACCTTCCCAAATATTACAGACATAGAGAGAacagaagaaaacaaaagaaaaagagaagaagataTAGAAATTATAACTGATCATAAAATTTTCAAAGTTGAAGAAGGCCAGATTTATAAGGACAAAAAGCTCTTGAAATCTGCTCTATGTTATTATGCTATGATCCACAACATCCAATTCAAGACAAAAATATCTAAACTGAGAGAGTACCTGGTAACTTGTGTGGATGACAATTGTAACTTGTTACTTATAGTTTCAAAGTTCAGGAAAACACAAACatttaaaataagaaaatatgtaaAAACTCACACCTCCTCCTTGGACATCATTATGGAAGACCACATGCAGGCAAATTGTAATGTGattggagaactaataaaaataaaatacatgtCAATAAAGAGAGTACACACACTAAATGACATAATCAGCGACATGCTAGATGATTATGGTGTTTCAATGGGGTATCAAAAAGCCTGGAGAGCAAGAGAAAAAGCTTTCGAATTGGCAAGAGGAAACCAAGATGATTCATACCAAAAACATCCCATCTACCTTCACATGCTAAAAGTCTCAAACCCAGGTACGATAACGCACCTGGTTACAGACAATAAAGATCACTTCAAATATATGTACCTAGCATTTGCAAATTCCATCAAAGGATGGAAATACTGTAGGCCAGTCATTGTGATAGATGAaactttattcactgcttcaacaaTGGATGCTAACAACAACATATTTCCATTAGCCTTTGGAATAAGAGACTCTGAAAATGAATCATCATGGTTATGGTTTTTCACAAAGCTAAAGGAGACATATGGAGAAAAAGAAg GTATATCAATCATTTTAGACAGGCACAAAAGCATAGAAAATGTTGTAGACAATGTATACCCAAAAGCTTTCCATGGAGCATGTATATTCCACCTGCTAAACAACATCAAAGTCAATTTCAATATCCATGGGGAGGACCTAAACATAAACTTTGTCAAAGCAGCAAAGGCATACAGGGTACAATCATTTGAGCACTACATGCATGAAATAGACAAGATTGACACTCGCATAAGACTGTATTTACAAAAAATTGGATATTGCACTTGGTCTAGATGCCATGCTCCAACAAGAAGATATACAATGATGACATCAAATATAGCCGAATCGATAAATGCTGCATTGAAAGCTGCAAGAACGCTGCCAATCACTACAATGATGGAAGACCTTCGAAGTTTAGTTAAAAAATGGGTATGGAAAAATGGTAACGAAGGAAACGGAACATTCACACAAGTAACAACAGATACTGAAACTGTGCTTAGAGAAAACATTATTCGAGCCATTAAATTTCAG GTCTTCCCAGTAAACACTATACTGTACCAAGTTGTGGTTGAAGACAAAGGAAATTTTCTGGTCAACCTAATGGAGAAAACATGTGAATGCAAAAGGTTCCAACAAGATGAAATACCGTGTGCACATGCAATAGCAGTATTTGCCAAAACACGGCTGAAAACATATGATTATGTTGCTGATTACTACAAAACTACAACTACGAAAGCAACATATGAGTCAACTGTTCATCCATTGCCAAATGAAAGCGAATGGACACTACCAGAGACTTTAAACAAAATTTTCCTACCATCAAAAACAAGAAAACCACCAGGCCGCCCTAGAAGGAAAAGAATCAGATCTAGAGGAGAACCAAAAGTGTAG